The following proteins come from a genomic window of Aspergillus luchuensis IFO 4308 DNA, chromosome 3, nearly complete sequence:
- a CDS encoding arylformamidase (COG:E;~EggNog:ENOG410PPKB;~InterPro:IPR027519,IPR029058;~go_function: GO:0004061 - arylformamidase activity [Evidence IEA];~go_process: GO:0019441 - tryptophan catabolic process to kynurenine [Evidence IEA]), translated as MGQTHPSSKPTAPAPPIETLPYGTDHSLQTVTVATLNNDNNEGYWVILIHGGAWRDPTQTATNYLTPALSTLTTNPSYTNNTSHLKGIASISYRLSPHPSHPQDPQTTEPTHLRAAKHPDHISDVQSALSFLQGKYNIGRNYILVGHSCGATLAFQSVMGRFRDLLKGEVMLPPPVGIVGMAGIYDLRLLRDTHRSVSAYQEFSEGAFGADEAVWDEVSPALGRGEEGVCGGWSGVGDGDRLVAVLAYSGGDSLVDPGQREVMRKALEEEWVGGGSGSEERVVEMLDIDGDHNDAWEKGEDLARAIAFAIEKVRGQ; from the exons ATGGGCCAAacacacccctcctccaaacccacAGCACCTGCACCCCCCATCGAAACCCTCCCCTACGGCACCGATCACAGCCTCCAAACCGTCACAGTAGCCACCCtcaacaacgacaacaatgAAGGCTACTGGGTGAT TCTAATCCACGGCGGCGCCTGGCGcgacccaacccaaaccgCCACAAACTACCTAACCCCCGCCCTAagcaccctcaccaccaatcCCTCctacaccaacaacacctcccaCCTCAAAGGCATCGCCTCAATCTCCTACCGTCTCAGCCCGCACCCATCACACCCGCAAGACCCCCAAACCACCGAGCCCACACACCTCCGCGCCGCAAAGCACCCAGATCACATCTCCGATGTGCAATCCGCGCTGTCCTTCCTGCAAGGGAAATACAACATCGGGAGGAACTACATCCTAGTGGGACATAGCTGTGGAGCTACGCTGGCGTTTCAGTCTGTGATGGGGAGGTTTCGGGACTTGTTGAAGGGGGAGGTAATGCTGCCTCCTCCGGTGGGGATTGTGGGGATGGCGGGGATTTATGATCTTCGGTTGTTGAGGGATACGCATCGGAGTGTGAGTGCGTATCAGGAGTTCAGTGAGGGGGCGTTTGGGGCTGATGAGGCGGTTTGGGATGAGGTGTCGCCTgctttggggaggggagaggagggggtatGTGGTGGGTGGagtggggttggggatggggatcgGTTGGTGGCGGTATTGGCGTATTCTGGGGGTGATAGTCTGGTGGATCCGGGGCAGAGGGAGGTGATGAGGAaggcgttggaggaggagtgggtgggtggtgggagtgggagtgaggagagggtggtggagatgtTGGATATTGACGGGGATCATAATGATGcgtgggagaagggagaggattTGGCGAGGGCGATTGCGTTTGCGATTGAGAAGGTGAGGGGTCAGTAG
- a CDS encoding putative eukaryotic translation initiation factor 3 subunit EifCh (COG:J;~EggNog:ENOG410PJE2;~InterPro:IPR027524,IPR037518,IPR000555;~MEROPS:MER0021886;~PFAM:PF01398;~go_component: GO:0005737 - cytoplasm [Evidence IEA];~go_component: GO:0005852 - eukaryotic translation initiation factor 3 complex [Evidence IEA];~go_function: GO:0003743 - translation initiation factor activity [Evidence IEA];~go_function: GO:0005515 - protein binding [Evidence IEA];~go_function: GO:0008237 - metallopeptidase activity [Evidence IEA];~go_function: GO:0070122 - isopeptidase activity [Evidence IEA]) gives MAEKEVPLTAVKVEALVVMKIIKHGSQAFPTTATGSIVGMDVDGTLEITNCFPFPVVEVPAESHFDNAAPNPAAAAPRAKANAAYEAEMIRMMREVNVDANNVGWYTSANMGNFVNMNVIENQFFYQKDMNERTVALVHDVSRSAQGSLSLRAFRLSPKFMAAFKENKFTSEELQKSNLRYQDILVELPVEIHNSHLITSFIHQLQTPVQATPSDLPPSLAALESSQYAKSSVLAPNFDNLSLSIDPFLEKNCDLLLDSIEVHHTETNNFQYYQRSLAREQAKITAWQNKRKTENASRAALKQPLLPEDEWQRLFKLPQEPSRLDSMLNSRQVEQYARQVDSFVSATTGKMFAVKGNLLPGETAK, from the exons ATGGCGGA GAAAGAAGTCCCTCTCACGGCCGTCAAGGTCGAGGCCTTG GTCGTGATGAAGATCATCAAGCACGGCTCTCAAGCCTTCCCGACGACTGCGACCGGTTCGATCGTTGGTATGGATGTCGACGGTACCCTGGAGATCACCAActgcttccctttccccGTCGTTGAGGTGCCCGCCGAATCGCACTTTGACAACGCCGCTCCCAacccggctgctgctgcccccCGCGCGAAGGCCAACGCCGCCTACGAGGCTGAGATGATCCGCATGATGCGCGAGGTCAACGTTGACGCCAACAACGTCGGTTGGTACACCAGCGCCAACATGGGCAACTTCGTCAACATGAACGTGATCGAGAACCAGTTCTTTTACCAGAAGGATATGAACGAGCGCACGGTCGCTCTGGTGCACGACGTCAGCCGCAGCGCACAGGGAAGCCTGAGCCTGCGCGCTTTCCGCCTGTCCCCTAAGTTCATGGCGGCTTTCAAGGAGAACAAGTTCACTTCTGAGGA GCTGCAAAAGTCCAACCTCAGGTACCAGGACATCCTGGTCGAGCTCCCCGTTGAAATCCACAACTCGCACCTGATcacctccttcatccaccagctCCAGACCCCCGTCCAGGCGACCCCCTCCGATCTCCCCCCGTCCCTGGCCGCCCTGGAGTCGTCTCAGTACGCCAAGTCGTCCGTGCTGGCGCCCAACTTCGACAACCTCTCTCTCAGCATCGACCCGTTCCTGGAGAAGAACTGCGACCTCCTGCTTGACAGCATCGAGGTGCACCACACCGAGACCAACAACTTCCAGTACTACCAGCGGTCGCTCGCCCGTGAGCAGGCCAAGATCACCGCGTGGCAGAACAAGCGCAAGACCGAGAACGCCAGCCGCGCGGCTCTCAAGCAGCCCCTTCTCCCCGAGGACGAGTGGCAGCGGTTGTTCAAGCTGCCCCAGGAGCCCAGCCGCCTGGACAGCATGCTCAACAGCCGCCAGGTGGAGCAGTACGCTCGCCAGGTCGACAGCTTCGTGTCCGCGACGACGGGTAAGATGTTCGCCGTCAAGGGCAACCTGCTTCCGGGTGAGACGGCCAAATAG